The Teredinibacter sp. KSP-S5-2 genome includes a window with the following:
- a CDS encoding response regulator transcription factor, producing MSLVLLVEDDLRLANLVKDYLDNNGFRTVIESNGQNVARRVKSYCPEIIILDVMLPGKDGLTVCKEIRPVYSGPILMLTARDSDMDQVLGLEFGADDYVIKPAEPRVLLARVRALLRRFQNAKDSLEDKIHYGSLQINTHTRMVMLNNEPVELSSHEYDLLLTLAKNEGKILSRDFLYNEIYSREYDGLDRTLDVRISQLRKKMGDTGNAPDKIKTVWGRGYLFVKDAW from the coding sequence ATGAGTTTGGTATTGCTGGTTGAAGATGATCTAAGACTTGCTAATCTTGTTAAGGATTATCTGGATAATAATGGTTTTCGAACCGTGATTGAGTCCAACGGGCAAAATGTTGCTCGTCGTGTAAAGTCCTATTGCCCGGAAATTATTATTTTGGATGTTATGCTGCCCGGTAAGGATGGTTTAACCGTTTGCAAAGAAATTCGCCCTGTTTACTCTGGGCCAATATTAATGTTAACCGCGCGCGATTCCGACATGGATCAGGTTTTGGGATTGGAGTTCGGGGCGGATGATTACGTTATCAAACCCGCTGAACCGAGAGTGTTATTAGCTCGGGTGAGGGCATTATTGAGGCGTTTTCAAAACGCTAAAGACTCTTTGGAGGATAAAATTCACTACGGAAGTTTGCAGATTAATACGCATACCCGAATGGTAATGTTGAACAATGAACCCGTAGAATTATCCAGTCATGAGTATGACTTGCTGCTAACCTTAGCTAAGAATGAAGGGAAGATATTAAGTCGGGATTTTCTCTATAATGAAATCTACTCCAGAGAATACGATGGCCTGGATCGAACTTTAGATGTCAGAATTTCGCAGTTGCGTAAGAAAATGGGCGATACGGGAAATGCCCCAGATAAAATCAAAACTGTTTGGGGTAGAGGTTATTTGTTCGTTAAAGACGCCTGGTAA
- a CDS encoding DUF3019 domain-containing protein produces the protein MKSILLLILVCLNMVFCARGYGAESMPRIEFSIKPRICILSQGDTICKDLIEVRWVSQQARSLCLFQSGKNLPLRCWEDEFEGSHELELTTKNNIDFYLKEIDADTLLVSQVFEVVQGDKQLRRRRRNAWSFY, from the coding sequence ATGAAATCGATCTTGCTCCTTATCCTGGTTTGCTTAAATATGGTGTTCTGTGCCCGAGGCTATGGCGCAGAAAGTATGCCGAGAATTGAGTTTTCCATTAAGCCGCGTATTTGTATCCTGTCGCAAGGCGATACAATTTGTAAGGATCTGATTGAAGTCCGTTGGGTTTCTCAGCAAGCACGCTCACTGTGTTTATTTCAAAGTGGTAAAAACCTTCCTCTGCGATGTTGGGAGGATGAGTTTGAGGGGAGTCATGAACTTGAGTTGACCACGAAAAACAACATTGATTTTTATTTAAAGGAAATTGATGCCGATACCTTACTGGTGAGTCAAGTTTTTGAGGTAGTACAAGGAGATAAGCAGCTTCGTCGACGAAGAAGAAATGCCTGGAGCTTCTATTAA
- a CDS encoding MipA/OmpV family protein yields MTPDVKKIGIWIALVLMVVSIRSYASDSCQPDKEKCVEVGSWEFALAIGVGERTNPLVGGDDIPIYLLPEVSYYGKRIFLDNLVLGYTLLDSPHHMLNGVATIGYEQIYFDRWNIGNFAIEGGSSSPSGFGGGLSGGSSGDGLEPDSGSGSTGQIPEPDGGEWVDGGYVDGGSVDYDQLNDRRTAGLAGLEYSYYYRNFHLQTQALQDFTSVHDGNEFRLAATYSLPYRRHEFNFSGGFSWQSSELLDYYYGIEPGELISSNIVYTAEDGVTPFVKFNGKISLSPHWSLQATLHHKWLSREIYHSPIVEEKQVTTYFFGLVYHF; encoded by the coding sequence ATGACCCCTGATGTGAAAAAAATCGGGATTTGGATCGCTTTGGTTCTGATGGTTGTTTCCATCCGTTCTTATGCTTCCGATTCCTGCCAACCGGATAAGGAAAAGTGTGTTGAGGTTGGATCCTGGGAGTTTGCGCTGGCTATCGGTGTGGGTGAGCGAACTAATCCTCTGGTTGGTGGTGATGATATCCCCATATATTTATTGCCTGAGGTCAGTTATTACGGCAAAAGAATATTCCTGGATAACCTGGTGTTGGGGTATACCCTATTGGATTCTCCTCATCACATGCTTAACGGCGTGGCGACTATCGGCTACGAGCAAATCTATTTTGATCGCTGGAATATTGGTAACTTTGCGATTGAAGGTGGTAGTTCCTCTCCCAGCGGATTTGGAGGAGGGTTATCTGGAGGGAGTAGTGGTGACGGTTTAGAGCCAGATTCTGGTAGTGGAAGCACAGGGCAGATCCCCGAGCCCGATGGTGGTGAGTGGGTGGACGGCGGATATGTCGATGGTGGCAGTGTTGATTATGACCAGCTAAACGATCGGCGGACTGCTGGCTTGGCTGGTTTGGAATACAGCTATTATTACCGGAATTTCCATTTACAAACACAAGCATTGCAGGACTTCACTTCGGTACATGATGGCAATGAGTTCCGGCTTGCAGCGACATACTCCCTTCCTTATCGGCGTCATGAATTTAATTTTTCCGGAGGTTTTTCCTGGCAGAGCAGTGAGTTACTCGATTATTACTACGGCATTGAGCCGGGGGAGCTTATATCTTCGAATATTGTGTATACCGCAGAGGATGGTGTCACTCCCTTTGTAAAATTCAATGGCAAGATATCTTTGTCACCGCATTGGTCGTTGCAGGCGACATTGCATCACAAGTGGTTATCCCGCGAAATTTATCATAGTCCCATAGTCGAAGAGAAACAGGTCACCACCTATTTCTTTGGCTTGGTATACCATTTTTAA
- the dtd gene encoding D-aminoacyl-tRNA deacylase yields MKVLIQRVAHASVVVDDQTIGAIDQGLLLFIGIEKHDTLETLQRMAKKVLAYRVFGDAEGKMNLSVSDINGGVLAISQFTLAAETKKGLRPGFSTAAPPEQAKQQYLEFVELLRDQHNTIETGEFAADMKVSLLNDGPVTFWLEM; encoded by the coding sequence ATGAAAGTACTAATTCAGCGTGTCGCTCACGCTTCTGTGGTTGTTGACGACCAAACCATCGGCGCAATCGATCAGGGATTGTTACTCTTTATTGGCATTGAAAAGCATGACACGCTGGAAACCCTGCAACGCATGGCCAAAAAAGTGTTGGCTTATCGGGTGTTTGGCGACGCAGAGGGAAAAATGAACCTGAGCGTCTCCGATATTAACGGCGGAGTATTGGCAATTTCGCAATTCACTCTGGCCGCAGAAACCAAAAAAGGATTAAGACCAGGCTTCTCCACCGCTGCGCCACCAGAGCAAGCAAAACAGCAATATCTGGAATTTGTCGAGCTGTTGCGCGACCAACACAACACAATTGAAACAGGAGAGTTTGCCGCAGACATGAAAGTCAGCTTGTTAAATGATGGGCCGGTAACTTTCTGGCTGGAAATGTGA
- the pxpA gene encoding 5-oxoprolinase subunit PxpA, translating to MKLNCDLGEGLPDIDTAVMPYIDMANIACGGHTGDFDSMTETARLAQKYKVIIGAHPSYPDRENFGRHSLNIAESELADSLIKQISDLNNACTKVNAQVSYIKPHGALYNDLIHKQNLLKLLIEIADSFSLKLMLMAHPKLNALKNSNILFEAFADRAYTDEGELVSRQYAHAVHQDINQVYEQASNLSQRHGLYTESGKWIEVDAESLCVHSDSLGAVEMIKSIRQKLKKTPCE from the coding sequence ATGAAACTGAATTGTGATTTAGGAGAAGGGCTACCTGACATCGACACTGCTGTCATGCCGTATATAGACATGGCCAATATTGCCTGTGGTGGCCACACTGGTGACTTCGACTCCATGACAGAAACCGCCAGGCTCGCACAGAAATATAAGGTTATTATTGGTGCTCATCCCTCATACCCGGATAGAGAAAATTTCGGTCGCCACAGTCTAAATATCGCCGAAAGTGAACTAGCAGATTCACTAATAAAACAAATATCGGATTTAAACAATGCTTGCACAAAAGTGAACGCTCAGGTTTCGTATATAAAGCCCCATGGTGCGCTCTACAATGATTTAATTCATAAACAGAATTTACTGAAACTGCTCATTGAAATCGCGGACAGTTTTTCATTAAAGCTTATGCTTATGGCGCACCCAAAACTTAATGCCTTGAAAAACAGCAATATTCTATTTGAAGCATTCGCCGACAGAGCCTATACCGACGAAGGTGAATTAGTAAGCAGACAATATGCGCATGCCGTTCACCAAGACATCAATCAGGTATATGAGCAAGCGAGTAACTTAAGTCAACGCCACGGTTTATATACAGAATCGGGGAAATGGATTGAAGTGGATGCTGAGTCTTTATGCGTCCACAGTGATTCACTTGGCGCAGTGGAGATGATAAAAAGCATCCGTCAGAAGTTAAAAAAAACACCCTGTGAATAA
- the pxpB gene encoding 5-oxoprolinase subunit PxpB: MNNTISLYTITQVSEDTLLILFPNAETEGDLLNVCHWLSLTNRRVVQAFNTPNKRFITDTVQAYRSLTVYFDFIHISSPKIIKDITNILQNVLEKNPLQQRFSGKTVTIPVCYAPEFALDLDRLCKIHKLSEEEFIHIHTQKPYTVCALGFLPGFPYLGFVDDRIATPRLTSPRTSIPAGSVGIADNQTGMYPKQSPGGWNIIGQTPEVIAVVDKFAPKLEVGDQVQFIPITLTEFKKLKGSRG; this comes from the coding sequence GTGAATAACACGATAAGCCTTTATACAATAACCCAAGTAAGTGAAGACACGTTACTTATTCTTTTCCCTAATGCAGAAACAGAAGGTGACTTACTCAATGTTTGCCACTGGCTTTCTCTTACCAACAGAAGAGTAGTACAAGCCTTCAACACACCGAATAAACGCTTTATCACAGACACCGTACAGGCTTATCGCAGCCTGACAGTTTATTTTGATTTTATACATATCTCCTCCCCCAAAATCATCAAGGATATTACAAACATCCTGCAAAACGTGTTAGAAAAAAACCCGCTTCAACAACGCTTTTCTGGAAAAACGGTAACAATTCCTGTCTGCTATGCGCCGGAATTCGCCCTCGATTTGGATCGATTATGTAAAATCCATAAACTTTCTGAAGAAGAATTCATCCACATTCATACACAAAAACCATACACCGTATGTGCGCTGGGTTTTTTACCGGGCTTTCCTTACTTAGGCTTTGTTGATGATCGTATTGCAACACCAAGGTTAACCAGCCCGCGTACATCCATACCAGCTGGTTCTGTCGGCATTGCCGATAACCAAACTGGCATGTATCCCAAACAGTCTCCCGGTGGCTGGAATATTATCGGCCAAACACCGGAGGTAATAGCCGTTGTTGACAAGTTCGCACCTAAACTCGAAGTGGGTGATCAGGTTCAGTTTATTCCGATAACCCTGACCGAATTCAAAAAACTCAAAGGCAGTCGGGGATAA